Proteins encoded in a region of the Methylobacterium radiotolerans JCM 2831 genome:
- a CDS encoding sensor histidine kinase, which yields MPARSVTGVSVKSDQAAAPATPAPAPARDLPERRTARLGLSGRLFLVTVAFVVVAEVLTYVPAVANYRIEWMSDRLAAAQVAALVLDGRTGEPVSEPLESRLLAGVNARAIAVRGGGAQRLLAIEPMPEQVADTVDLRDVTALSAIRGAWRTLVAPVHEPIRVVGEGGIGFDRVEILLDEAPLRTAMIDYALRLLVSSLIIAAAAAGLVFVVLQVLIVRPVRRLATSITVFADDPEDAGRIIAPSRRSDEIGQAERALGRMQRSLADQLRQKRRLAELGLAVSKISHELRNLLTGAQLLGDRLEGTEDPTVQRVAPRLVGTLARAIRFCEATLAYGRVSERTPLLTSTPLAPIFAELPDLAALAAHPVSVQVAAGDLSVQADPEQLGRALANLVRNAVQALDGAAVPEATVSVVASRAASGRITILVTDNGPGLPARARENLFAPFQGSMRSGGTGLGLPIAAELIGINGGTLTLDACQDEGTSGARFRIVLPEG from the coding sequence ATGCCCGCGCGGAGCGTGACCGGCGTGTCCGTCAAGTCCGATCAGGCCGCGGCACCGGCGACGCCGGCGCCCGCTCCGGCCCGCGACCTGCCCGAGCGGCGCACGGCGCGCCTCGGCCTGTCCGGGCGGCTGTTCCTCGTGACCGTCGCGTTCGTGGTGGTGGCCGAGGTGCTGACCTACGTGCCGGCGGTGGCCAACTACCGGATCGAGTGGATGTCCGACCGGCTGGCGGCCGCGCAGGTCGCCGCCCTGGTCCTCGATGGCCGGACCGGCGAGCCGGTCTCCGAGCCGCTCGAGAGCCGGCTCCTGGCCGGCGTGAACGCCCGGGCGATCGCGGTCCGCGGGGGCGGCGCACAGCGCCTGCTCGCCATCGAGCCGATGCCCGAGCAGGTCGCCGACACCGTCGACCTGCGCGACGTCACGGCCCTGTCGGCGATCCGGGGCGCGTGGCGCACCCTCGTGGCGCCGGTCCACGAGCCGATCCGCGTGGTCGGGGAGGGCGGGATCGGCTTCGACCGTGTCGAGATCCTGCTCGACGAGGCGCCGCTGCGCACCGCCATGATCGACTACGCGCTGCGCCTGCTGGTCTCCTCGCTGATCATCGCGGCCGCCGCGGCCGGTCTCGTCTTCGTGGTGCTGCAGGTTCTGATCGTGCGGCCGGTGCGGCGCCTCGCCACCAGCATCACGGTCTTCGCGGACGATCCGGAGGATGCCGGCCGGATCATCGCGCCGTCCCGCCGCAGCGACGAGATCGGCCAGGCCGAGCGGGCGCTCGGGCGGATGCAGCGCAGCCTCGCCGACCAGCTCCGGCAGAAGCGGCGTCTCGCCGAGCTCGGTCTCGCGGTCAGCAAGATCAGCCACGAGCTGCGCAACCTGCTGACCGGCGCGCAGCTCCTGGGCGACCGCCTGGAGGGTACCGAGGATCCGACGGTGCAGCGCGTGGCCCCCCGCCTCGTCGGGACGCTGGCTCGCGCGATCCGCTTCTGCGAGGCGACCCTCGCCTACGGGCGCGTCTCCGAGCGGACGCCGCTCCTGACCAGCACGCCGCTGGCGCCGATCTTCGCGGAGCTCCCGGATCTCGCCGCGCTGGCGGCGCACCCGGTCAGCGTCCAGGTCGCGGCGGGCGATCTCTCCGTGCAGGCCGATCCGGAGCAGCTCGGTCGGGCGCTGGCCAATCTCGTGCGCAACGCCGTGCAGGCGCTGGACGGGGCCGCCGTGCCGGAGGCCACCGTGAGCGTGGTCGCCTCGCGCGCGGCGTCGGGCCGGATCACGATCCTGGTCACCGATAACGGCCCCGGCCTGCCGGCGCGCGCCCGGGAGAACCTGTTCGCGCCGTTCCAGGGATCCATGCGGTCCGGCGGCACGGGCCTCGGTCTGCCGATCGCCGCCGAACTGATCGGGATCAACGGCGGAACCCTCACCCTCGACGCCTGCCAGGACGAGGGGACGAGCGGGGCGCGCTTCCGGATCGTGCTGCCGGAGGGCTGA
- a CDS encoding TVP38/TMEM64 family protein, with protein sequence MSETGNAPVAEGRAESREGRWKRLRRWLPLVLLLTVSTVVLVSGAAQLLSLDRLLTSRLWLRGFVEAGYLRALVAAYCLYVGAVVVSVPATLILTMVCGFLFGIVPGALTAVCAATTGAAIVFAIGRGPGADLLRRMGGTRLAGLAEGFRRDAFGYIAVLRLLPLFPFWVTNLAPAAFGVKMRVFVLATFLGLLPGALVYATTGAGIEDVVAAHEAAKAACLAAGSGGCDTALTLRALVTPKMVAGLGMLAAFALVSMLLSRRAKRG encoded by the coding sequence GTGAGCGAGACCGGCAACGCGCCCGTCGCCGAGGGTCGCGCGGAGAGCCGCGAAGGACGCTGGAAGCGGCTGCGGCGCTGGCTCCCGCTCGTGCTGCTCCTGACGGTGTCGACGGTGGTCCTGGTTTCGGGGGCCGCGCAGCTCCTCAGCCTCGACCGCCTGCTCACCTCGCGCCTCTGGCTGCGGGGCTTCGTCGAGGCCGGCTATCTCCGCGCGCTGGTCGCGGCCTACTGCCTCTATGTCGGGGCCGTCGTCGTGTCTGTGCCGGCCACGCTGATCCTGACGATGGTCTGCGGCTTCCTGTTCGGCATCGTTCCGGGGGCGCTCACCGCGGTCTGTGCCGCCACCACCGGAGCGGCCATCGTGTTCGCCATCGGCCGCGGGCCGGGCGCCGACCTCCTGCGGCGCATGGGCGGCACGCGCCTCGCCGGGCTGGCCGAGGGCTTCCGGCGCGACGCCTTCGGCTACATCGCCGTGCTGCGCCTCCTGCCGCTGTTCCCATTCTGGGTGACCAACCTCGCACCCGCCGCCTTCGGGGTGAAGATGCGGGTCTTCGTGCTCGCGACGTTCCTGGGGTTGCTGCCGGGGGCTCTCGTGTACGCCACCACGGGCGCCGGCATCGAGGACGTCGTCGCCGCCCACGAGGCCGCGAAGGCCGCCTGCCTGGCGGCGGGGTCGGGCGGCTGCGACACGGCTCTGACCCTGCGCGCCCTGGTCACGCCGAAGATGGTGGCGGGTCTCGGGATGCTGGCCGCCTTCGCTCTGGTTAGCATGCTGCTGAGCCGGCGCGCCAAGCGCGGCTGA
- a CDS encoding class I SAM-dependent methyltransferase, protein MLSEPQMAGPSTALMRKAYARWAPVYDVVYDKLTEPAARAAVEAAAEHGPRILEAGVGTGLALGYYPKASFVCGVDLSEDMLKRARAKVRRRNLAHVKGLQVMDVCHLGYADASFDAVVAQFLITLVPDPEAALSEFLRVVRPGGGIVLANHFGQSEGPVARVEEIVAPLCTKIGWSSDFKATRIEAWARRNGVEVLGLKPTFPGGFFKILRMRKPG, encoded by the coding sequence ATGCTGAGCGAGCCGCAGATGGCCGGGCCGAGCACGGCCCTGATGCGCAAGGCCTATGCCCGCTGGGCCCCCGTCTACGACGTGGTCTACGACAAGCTCACCGAGCCCGCGGCTCGCGCCGCCGTGGAGGCGGCGGCCGAGCACGGGCCGCGGATCCTGGAGGCCGGCGTCGGCACCGGGCTGGCGCTGGGCTACTATCCGAAGGCGAGCTTCGTCTGCGGCGTCGACCTCTCCGAGGACATGCTCAAGCGTGCCCGCGCCAAGGTCCGGCGCCGGAACCTGGCGCACGTGAAGGGCCTCCAGGTGATGGACGTCTGCCACCTGGGCTACGCCGACGCGAGCTTCGACGCCGTCGTGGCGCAGTTCCTGATCACCCTGGTTCCCGATCCCGAGGCCGCGCTGTCGGAGTTCCTGCGGGTGGTCCGCCCGGGCGGCGGTATCGTGCTCGCCAACCATTTCGGCCAGAGCGAGGGCCCGGTCGCGCGGGTCGAGGAGATCGTGGCGCCGCTCTGCACGAAGATCGGCTGGTCGTCGGACTTCAAGGCGACGCGGATCGAGGCCTGGGCCCGGCGCAACGGCGTCGAGGTCCTGGGCCTGAAGCCGACCTTCCCGGGCGGGTTCTTCAAGATCCTGCGGATGCGCAAGCCCGGGTGA
- the mnmA gene encoding tRNA 2-thiouridine(34) synthase MnmA, which produces MNALDLPKAPHETRVVVAMSGGVDSSVVAGLLKRQGFDVVGVTLQLYDHGAASHRKGACCAGQDIHDARAAAEHLGIPHYVLDYEDRFRDEVIEKFAESYLAGETPIPCVECNRTVKFRDLLGLARDLDADALATGHYVASRALPGGGRALHRALDPARDQSYFLYATTAEQLDFLRFPLGEMEKTETRALAKELGLSLAEKPDSQDICFVPQGRYSDVIARLRPDAARPGEIVDLDGHVLGRHDGIVHYTVGQRKGLGLSGPEPLYVVRLEPDAARVVVGPRTALATTRIRLSDLNWLGEGPAEAVRDLPVAVRVRSTRPPRPATLTVGPDGAVEVVLAEPEDGVSPGQACAIYADDGPRARVLGGGTIRRVDALSARPREAA; this is translated from the coding sequence ATGAACGCCCTCGATCTTCCCAAAGCCCCCCACGAGACGCGCGTCGTCGTCGCCATGTCGGGCGGCGTCGATTCCTCCGTGGTCGCGGGCCTGCTGAAGCGGCAGGGCTTCGACGTGGTCGGCGTGACGCTCCAGCTCTACGACCACGGCGCGGCGAGCCACCGCAAGGGCGCCTGCTGCGCCGGCCAGGACATTCACGACGCCCGGGCGGCGGCGGAGCATCTCGGCATCCCGCACTACGTCCTCGACTACGAGGACCGCTTCCGCGACGAGGTGATCGAGAAGTTCGCCGAGAGCTACCTCGCGGGCGAGACGCCGATCCCCTGCGTCGAGTGCAACCGCACGGTGAAGTTCCGCGACCTGCTGGGCCTCGCCCGGGATCTCGACGCCGACGCGCTCGCCACCGGCCACTACGTGGCCAGCCGGGCACTTCCTGGCGGCGGCCGGGCGCTCCACCGCGCCCTCGATCCCGCCCGCGACCAGAGCTACTTCCTCTACGCGACCACGGCGGAGCAGCTGGACTTCCTGCGCTTCCCCCTGGGCGAGATGGAGAAGACCGAGACCCGCGCGCTCGCCAAGGAACTCGGCCTGTCGCTCGCCGAGAAGCCGGACAGCCAGGACATCTGCTTCGTGCCGCAGGGCCGCTACAGCGACGTGATCGCGCGTCTGCGCCCCGACGCGGCGCGGCCCGGCGAGATCGTCGATCTCGATGGCCACGTTCTCGGCCGGCACGACGGGATCGTGCACTACACGGTGGGCCAGCGGAAGGGCCTCGGCCTGTCCGGACCCGAGCCGCTCTACGTGGTGCGGCTGGAGCCGGACGCGGCCCGGGTGGTGGTCGGGCCGCGCACGGCGCTGGCCACGACCCGGATCCGACTGTCGGACCTGAACTGGCTCGGCGAGGGGCCGGCGGAAGCCGTGCGCGACCTGCCCGTGGCGGTCCGCGTGCGCTCGACCCGGCCGCCGCGCCCGGCGACGCTGACGGTCGGGCCGGACGGCGCGGTCGAGGTCGTGCTCGCCGAGCCCGAGGACGGCGTGTCGCCGGGCCAGGCCTGCGCGATCTACGCGGATGACGGCCCCCGGGCCCGGGTCCTGGGCGGCGGCACCATCCGGCGTGTCGACGCGTTGTCGGCCCGGCCCCGCGAGGCCGCCTGA
- a CDS encoding flagellar hook-length control protein FliK has protein sequence MAARAGNSAQDRFGAALSAAQARDAAAAARARAADQRDVTNAARARQADLRDQADAARVASDRARDAALRSEARAADKKASLAKPADAAAPAEAAAPADAAAPAARARQAEGQPSVAGARTAETGRTETAGRQGSEAAAAGEVPASEMAATADHEAASIDAAALPQKAETAAQPAGSSPSASLLALIAALSEGGAATGTVKVEADGDTGTAPAQDGAAALPGTGVAAGPPGTDARGSGRAGGAVSGVAGSGPVTASAGGHEPGKVGPGSVPVDGPTAGAGGAAAATSDAAAQDFLTVLTDAGQGAGPLQTMPAAAQGGPTPPIPTGQAVDTSRAAQEAAAPNQSAASVRTDPPIPIGQVPMTIGLRSLRGSNEFQIRLDPAELGRIDVKLEIDKAHGRVMTHLVVDRPETLALLQRDSGQLQQALSQAGFDPAAGGINLSLRGDGSAQSGGSGGQPGDSPRGGGTGWSRDQADAPQEIAPIRHLRGYGGVDMRI, from the coding sequence GTGGCGGCCCGCGCCGGCAATTCCGCGCAGGACCGCTTCGGCGCCGCCCTGAGCGCGGCCCAGGCCCGCGACGCCGCCGCCGCGGCGCGGGCCCGCGCCGCCGATCAGCGCGACGTCACCAACGCGGCCCGCGCCCGGCAGGCCGACCTGCGCGATCAGGCCGACGCCGCGCGGGTGGCCAGCGACCGCGCGCGGGATGCGGCGCTGCGGAGCGAGGCCAGGGCCGCGGACAAGAAGGCCAGCCTCGCCAAGCCGGCGGACGCCGCGGCTCCGGCGGAAGCCGCGGCTCCGGCGGACGCGGCGGCTCCGGCGGCGCGGGCCCGGCAGGCCGAGGGGCAGCCCTCCGTCGCGGGTGCGCGCACCGCCGAGACCGGACGGACCGAAACCGCCGGTCGGCAGGGTTCCGAGGCCGCCGCGGCCGGGGAGGTTCCGGCCTCCGAAATGGCCGCCACGGCAGACCACGAGGCCGCGTCGATCGACGCGGCGGCGCTGCCGCAGAAGGCCGAGACCGCCGCGCAGCCGGCGGGGTCGAGCCCGTCCGCCTCCCTGCTGGCCCTCATCGCCGCGCTGTCCGAGGGCGGCGCCGCGACCGGGACGGTCAAGGTCGAGGCGGACGGGGACACCGGCACCGCGCCGGCGCAGGACGGCGCGGCGGCGCTCCCCGGAACCGGCGTGGCCGCGGGTCCTCCCGGCACGGACGCGCGGGGCAGCGGCCGCGCGGGCGGAGCCGTCTCGGGGGTCGCCGGATCCGGCCCCGTCACAGCGTCGGCCGGCGGTCACGAACCCGGCAAGGTCGGACCGGGCAGCGTCCCCGTCGACGGCCCGACGGCCGGCGCCGGCGGCGCGGCGGCCGCGACGTCCGACGCGGCGGCCCAGGACTTCCTCACCGTTCTGACCGACGCGGGCCAGGGCGCAGGCCCGCTTCAGACGATGCCCGCGGCGGCGCAGGGCGGCCCGACACCGCCCATACCGACCGGCCAGGCCGTGGACACGTCGCGTGCCGCTCAGGAGGCTGCCGCGCCGAACCAGAGCGCCGCGTCGGTCCGGACCGATCCGCCCATCCCGATCGGCCAGGTGCCGATGACCATCGGCCTGAGGTCCCTGCGCGGATCCAACGAGTTCCAGATCCGGCTCGACCCGGCCGAATTGGGACGCATCGACGTCAAGCTGGAGATCGACAAGGCGCACGGCCGCGTCATGACCCACTTGGTGGTCGACCGGCCCGAGACCCTCGCGCTGCTCCAGCGCGATTCTGGCCAGCTGCAGCAGGCGCTGTCCCAGGCCGGCTTCGATCCCGCGGCCGGCGGCATCAACCTGTCGCTGCGGGGCGACGGAAGCGCCCAGAGCGGCGGCAGCGGTGGTCAGCCGGGCGATTCCCCGCGCGGGGGCGGCACGGGCTGGTCGCGCGATCAGGCGGACGCCCCGCAAGAGATCGCCCCGATCCGCCACCTGCGCGGCTACGGCGGCGTCGACATGAGAATCTAG